CCGTGCTGGTGGCGGTCGCGCTCAGGCTGGCGCGCGCGCCGGTGCCGGCGGCGGTGCCTACAGCGTCATCCGGTTGATGCTGACGGCGAGGCGGTCGTTGTTGACGATCAGCTCGCCCTCGGCGATTCGGCGACCCTTGACGAACAGCTTCACGTCGGCGTCGACGTTGCTGTCGAGCTCGATCACCGCGCCGCGGCCCATCTTCAACAGCTGGTGCACCGGCATCTGGGCCGTGCCGAGCAGGGCCTGGATCTCCATCGCGATGGTGCTGATGGCGAGGTCGTCGTCGAGCTGCATGGTCGGGTGTCACCGCTGCCTGTGGTCTGCGCCCCGAGCGGGCGTGGCCGCACATTGGCAGGGTTACGGTTAAGCCCGGGTAAAGCGGCTGCGGCTTGCCGGGCGCGTCGTTGTAAGTTGCGGCGCCGGCGCGCGCGCCTATAGTGGGCGGCACCGATGGGCGTGCGACAGGGGAGCGTCGCGACGGCCGGAAGGGGGGATCGG
This window of the Alphaproteobacteria bacterium genome carries:
- a CDS encoding FliM/FliN family flagellar motor switch protein produces the protein MQLDDDLAISTIAMEIQALLGTAQMPVHQLLKMGRGAVIELDSNVDADVKLFVKGRRIAEGELIVNNDRLAVSINRMTL